The Comamonas sp. lk genome contains the following window.
ATTCGTATTATATTATTTAAGTCAATTTGCTCTGCATTCGTGTCGCATCAGAGATGGATTCAAGCGTTGATATCTGGACTGAGCCTAGGCCGGTAGACATCCCCGGTCTGGTTAGCAAACAAGGGAGGGCTGTAAGCAAGGCGAGGCACAACTTACCGCCACGAGCAGACAAGTTCATCGATCTGTCGTGCGGAAGAAAATGATGCGCTCTCTGCCATTGGTAAGCATCTGCTATCGCTCTGCTGGCAAAGCGGCAGCTCCATAAAGTTTGTCCGCTCTTGGCTGGTGGCAGCTGTCGCTTGAGCTCGGTCTGTCTATGCCCGCTGTAGCTGCGTTTGCTGCCCGCCACAGATTGCGTACTAAATGGCATTTGGGGCCCAGGAGCAGCAGCCTTGGCCGCAAGATGTTGTTCACCTCCAACGGCTGGAACATACGCCAACTCGCGGCTGGCCTGACTTTGGAATTCACTTCAATGTTCAGTGCATCAGGGCAGCAACAGAATCTTGCCAATACTGGTCCCGTACTCCATGTGTCGATGCGCTTGCGCAGCGTCTGCCAACGAGAAGGTGCTGTCAATCACGGGTCGGATCGCTCCAGCTTCCAATGCAGAAAGCCATCGCTCGGCAAAGCGCCGGACCATCGCCTGCTTGACTTCGGGGGAGCGTGACTTCATCACGGTTCCGAAGATCTGCAGATGGCGGTATAGCACCACGTCCATAGGCAATGAAGAGCCTTGGGAGCCACCCAGCAGGCCCACCATCACCATGCGTCCGCCGATGGCCAGCGATCGCACATTGTCGAAGACGAGCTGCGAGGCCACCACCTGGTGGCATATGGCCCATATCTGGAGCAGAGTCCATTCCTGACCATGGCCGGAGTTCCGGCACGTCAGGCCAGGATTGCCATGTCGGTCCGTTCCAGCCTTCTTGTACGCAAGGCGGTTGCTGCAGGCATCGGGATTGGGGAAATGCCGTTGTGGATGGGGGAACGAGAAGGGCTTGTGCGTATCTGGCCGCAACGCCAACGCCCGAACGAATACGAGGTCTGGCAGGTCATGCATCCCGATCTGCAGCGCACGGCTAGGGTTCGAGCTGTGGCAGAGTTCCTATCTGCGGCTTTCGACGTTCAGTAAGTTTGAGAATCAAAAAATGACGAACGTCGCCTTTGAGGCTGGGGTACCAATTCGCCAGAGTCACAGGCGTGGCGCGAAGATTCGAGGAGGCTTCAGGTGGGGTAGGAGAGTCGGACGTGACAAGTGCGGCATTTGATGACCATACGATTCTGCCCACTGTTTGACAAGTGCGCGCCGCGGACTTTATCGAAACCGTATTGACGGAAATCCCTCATTGCCACAGGCTTCTTGCCGCCGCATCGTTGTGCATTCCGCAAACTACCTCGGAGGTACCCAATGGCTGAACAAACGACTCCAGACAAGCAACCGCAACCCGATCCGGCCGAACTCAATGCGTTCTTCCCCTCCCGCTACTCGCTCAGCCAGTTCACGTCGCCCAAGTCCGATCTGAGCGATGCCGACTACGCGAAAGCCTACCAAGGCAGCAAGAAGATCCTGATGATCGGTGCGGATGAGCGCTACCTGCTCACCGACAACGGCAGCTTCTTCTCCACCGGCAACCACCCGGTCGAGACACTGCTGCCCATGTACCACCTTGACAAGGCCGGCTTCGCGTTCGACGTGGCGACGCTGTCGGGAAATCCCGTCAAGTTCGAGTTCTGGGCGATGCCATCCGAAGACGAGACGGTCAAGGGCTTCTTCAACAAGTACCATTCACAGTTCAAAGAGCCGCTGCGCCTGTCGACGGTGATTGAACAAGGCCTGGGCCAGTACGCCGCTATCTTCGTCCCCGGCGGACATGGCGCGCTGATCGGCATACCGGACAGCCGCGACGTGGGCTCGGTGCTGAAATGGGCGGCGGCCAACAACCGGTTTGTCATCTCCCTGTGCCACGGCCCTGCGGCCTTCCTCGCGGTTGGCGACAGCGACATCTACCAAGGCTACAAGATTTGTGCCTTCCCCGACGCGCTCGATGCGCAGACCCCCGAGATCGGCTACATGCCGGGCCACCTGACCTGGAAGTTCGGCGAAAGGCTCAAGACCCTGGGTTTTGAGATCGTCAACGAAGGCATCTCGGGTGCCGTGCACCGGGACCGCCAACTCATCACCGGCGATAGCCCGCTGGCTGGCAATGCGCTTGGCAAGCTCGCGGCAGAAACCTTGCTCAAGGAAGTAAAGGCCTGACATGACCACCGCAATCGCGCGGGCGGCACTCCACGGAGCAGGGGGCCTGCAGCCTCGCCGCGACCCAGGACGCGGTGCACGCGGTCAGCGCGCTGCAAGGCCAGGGATCCCACCGTCTGCAAGTGTTGTTTTTGGCCTCTTGGGGAGGGAAGGCTCCATGAGCCTGGGCGGCGAGCGCATCGATGCCTCGCGCAGGTACGGCTGGCGCTGGGTCTGATCGCTCAGGCCGCTTGAACTGCCCTCGGAAGACGAGTTAGGTACCCTTTCCCGATCGCGCGCGTGAGGTGCTCGCGTGGGCGGCCGGCGGCAGGTGGAGTGCGGCACTTGGCCTGTCCGAACGCACTGTGGAAAACCACCTGCTCCGCATCCGCAAGCGCTTGGGCGCCGCCACGACGGCTCAGGCGATCAGCGTTGCGATCCGCAACGGGGAGATCGTCGCTTGAAGAGACTCACCAGGGGAACGACTTGGGCAAGATTGTCCTGATCTGTGTGTCCGCCTTGGCATTTCCGGGTAAGTTGTGCTACGCCATCTGCCTCAGCCATTCAAGCAAAGAGGCCTGTGGGCTGTCAGCACGCAATGAACTTGGCGAAAACAGGCAGTAACGCGAACCGTCTTCAACAAAGCCCAAGGGCGCAGCTAGCAAGCCGTTGTCGAGATCGCCGCGAACCAAGTGCCAGGGACCGACGGCAACCCCCAGGCCTGCGACAGCCGCCTGTAAGCTGAAGTAGAAATGCTCGAAGGTTTGTCCAGCTCCGTTGGCCAAGGTTTGGCCTGTAGCAGTTGCCCAGTCCTGCCATGCGCCTGGCCGCGTACGTGTGTGCAGCAAAGGCGCGTCGGGACTTAGCGTTATGCGCCTCTCCTTCGTGGTGCTCCAAGCCGTTACCTTGCCAGGGCTGCAGACCGGCCCGACTTTTTCAGCAAACAGGGGCTCCGTGTGATAGTTCGCCGGCCAAGGGAAGTCATCCCGGCGTATGGCAAGGTCAATGCCATTGGCAAACGAAAACGGACCACCACCGGCAACGAGATGGACCTCGATTCCGGGGTAGCGTGATTGAAAATCCGGCCAACGTGGAATGAGCCAGCGCATCAGCAGCGTGGGCTCGCAAGACAGCACCAAGCGCCTTTTCTGGCGTGCATTGACGCGCAGCTCGCCAACAGCTTGCCGCATGAGACTGAAGCCACCATTGACAGCTTGTGCGAGGGTACGCCCAGCGTCAGTCAGATACACCCGTCGGCTGCGCCGTTCAAATAGAGCAATGCCTAGGTCATCTTCCAGCAGGCGCACAGCACGGCTGACGGCACCATGCGTCAAATGCAACTCATCTGCAGCACGACTGAAATTCTCATGATGTGCCGCAGCTTCGAAACAGCGCAGCGCCAGCAGAGAAGGCAGGCGCATATCCGTTGATTGTGAATTTGACTCACCATTCATGTCATAAAACATCGTTATTCATACGGATCTGGAATCAATAGTATTAGCCTTATTCCAAATCTGAAACTATATTCTCAATGACTGAATTGTTAGCTGTAATCACTATCACCTTGCTCGCCGTGATCAGTCCGGGGCCAGATTTTGCGATGGTTAGCCGTAATAGTTTGCTGATTTCCAGACGTTCCGGTGCGCTGACCGCCTTGGGAATCGGGTTGGGTGTACTGGTCCATGTCACTTACACCTTGGTGGGGGTCGGCCTGCTGATCCAGCAGTCTCTGTGGCTGTTCGATGCCATAAAGCTATTTGGCGCTGCCTATCTGATCTACCTTGGCTTGAAAATGCTCAGGACCAAGCCAGCCGGCGATCTGGTCGATACAAGGACCGCACCACCGATGTCAGACCTTGCCGCACTGCGCATCGGATTTTTAACAAACGCATTGAATCCGAAGACCACGGTGTTCATCGTGAGCCTTTTTATGCAGGTAGTGCGGGCAGACACGCCGCTTCCCGTACAAATTGGCTATGGGATTTTCATTTCTACGGCACACATGGCCTGGTTTGCACTGGTCGCATTCTGCTTTTCAAGTGGCGTTGTACGTGATCGTTTGCTCGCCATGCGCCACTGGATTGACCGAGCCTTCGGAGGACTCTTGGTCGTGTTCGGGATCATGTTAGGGGTTAGTAGCGGAGCGCGGTGAGCACACTGTTCATTGAGGTGCATCAATATTGCATTCGTGATGCGCTGTGACCGGCTGCTATAGATCGGCAGCACCATTCGATGCGTGCAAAAGTGGGTATCGAGCTCTTACTGGGCCTATCAATGAGCTTGGTAACGGTAGTGAAAGTTCAGGCCCAGGCGCTTCGCAATATCAGCTTTGGGCATCAGCAGTCATTGACCAGCTAGAAATTTATGACGGTTCTCCGTCTGGCGCTGAATTAACTGAGGTCTCCGTTCTTTGCAGCATGATCTTGAAATCACGGCTTGGCCTACATGCAGTCACTGAGACAGCAGCCTTGGAAAGGGTAATGACGACCGGTGAGTCGTCATTCAACAGCGAGCTTGCGTAAAAGCACGTCATTCTTCCCGCTTGCTCTGCACGCATACGTTGCCACATCCAAGAATTGCGACCCAAGTCTGTCAAACTTTCGCTTTGCTTTGCTTTCTCAACTTTCGTGTCATTCAACAAACGCCAAGGATTCATCCTTACCCGCAATTGGCGAGACACGCCGGCGGGCACCGAGCTCGAGTATTGGCTGGCGACAGATTCCGGGCCTCTGAAGGTACTCCTGACTGCCCAGACTTCAGTGGCTTTCGTCGAGACCAGGCACAAGGCTACGGTACAGGCGCATCTTCTGGCCATGTCAGATGTGCAGTTGCGTGAACTGGAGCTGAGAAGCTTTCAGCAAGAACCGGTTTTTGG
Protein-coding sequences here:
- the hchA gene encoding glyoxalase III HchA, with product MAEQTTPDKQPQPDPAELNAFFPSRYSLSQFTSPKSDLSDADYAKAYQGSKKILMIGADERYLLTDNGSFFSTGNHPVETLLPMYHLDKAGFAFDVATLSGNPVKFEFWAMPSEDETVKGFFNKYHSQFKEPLRLSTVIEQGLGQYAAIFVPGGHGALIGIPDSRDVGSVLKWAAANNRFVISLCHGPAAFLAVGDSDIYQGYKICAFPDALDAQTPEIGYMPGHLTWKFGERLKTLGFEIVNEGISGAVHRDRQLITGDSPLAGNALGKLAAETLLKEVKA
- a CDS encoding LuxR C-terminal-related transcriptional regulator produces the protein MLAWAAGGRWSAALGLSERTVENHLLRIRKRLGAATTAQAISVAIRNGEIVA
- a CDS encoding LysR family transcriptional regulator; translation: MFYDMNGESNSQSTDMRLPSLLALRCFEAAAHHENFSRAADELHLTHGAVSRAVRLLEDDLGIALFERRSRRVYLTDAGRTLAQAVNGGFSLMRQAVGELRVNARQKRRLVLSCEPTLLMRWLIPRWPDFQSRYPGIEVHLVAGGGPFSFANGIDLAIRRDDFPWPANYHTEPLFAEKVGPVCSPGKVTAWSTTKERRITLSPDAPLLHTRTRPGAWQDWATATGQTLANGAGQTFEHFYFSLQAAVAGLGVAVGPWHLVRGDLDNGLLAAPLGFVEDGSRYCLFSPSSLRADSPQASLLEWLRQMA
- a CDS encoding LysE family transporter, with the translated sequence MTELLAVITITLLAVISPGPDFAMVSRNSLLISRRSGALTALGIGLGVLVHVTYTLVGVGLLIQQSLWLFDAIKLFGAAYLIYLGLKMLRTKPAGDLVDTRTAPPMSDLAALRIGFLTNALNPKTTVFIVSLFMQVVRADTPLPVQIGYGIFISTAHMAWFALVAFCFSSGVVRDRLLAMRHWIDRAFGGLLVVFGIMLGVSSGAR
- a CDS encoding LysR substrate-binding domain-containing protein — translated: MAYGPYLEQSPFLTMAGVPARQARIAMSVRSSLLVRKAVAAGIGIGEMPLWMGEREGLVRIWPQRQRPNEYEVWQVMHPDLQRTARVRAVAEFLSAAFDVQ